One Eptesicus fuscus isolate TK198812 chromosome 13, DD_ASM_mEF_20220401, whole genome shotgun sequence genomic window, atttaaaaaattttaaattaaagttaaaatgaaaatatatgtacataaattaCATTGCTTGCAGAGTTATTGTAAAGCCTAGatttcagaatttaaaacttCCTGTTCACTGACAACAACTTCAAATAGGAATAACAACTTCAAATAGGAATATATtagtagatagatatagatatagatatatggatGATTTGGtgtttatataattaatataatctGTAAATAAGTTCTGTTGGAAATTGGTGAGTTCATAGGGGGAAActagtatatttttaagtttcaggGAAGCAGAAACATGGTTAgacctgaaaaaataaattataatgaattTCCATTAAACATTAGCGATCTTTTTCACTTTATGTGTTAAAGCTTCATGTAACAATCCCTAAGAATGAAACATAAAACTGTCCCCATATTACAATTTTCTTGTGGTGGTCATTAAGTACTAAACTAAAAACTGAGGATTTCCTTTTGTTgaatttacttacttttttaaaaaaaatatcagtgTTCTATTTGCCTGTGATTATGTGGTATCTGATAACTTATAAATCCAttactttaattttcaaaacctacatttatatattttaaagttcagtTGTACAGTATTCTTAAAAGCATATGAAATTTCAAGTAGTCTTtctaaaattcagtaaaaaatgtTACACAGTATCTACAAACTGTATCACTACTTCAGTCTTTTCAGCCTACCCTACTTCTCATTTTGTCCCACTTACGTATATGCTGACTTAAGTTCTAAAATCCCTTCACTATTTCCAGTGAATATCATGGTTACCCTTAAAGGGAGAACCACCTGTGCTACTGTGATCACCTCCTTTTCTTTAGTCATGGGGTGGGggaccttttctctgccaagggccatttggatatttataacatcattcgagggccatataaaattattaacttaaaaattagcctgctatatttggtcaaacatttaattaactccctCTAATGCcttgggcagggccagaccaaatttcCCGGGCCTTATACGGCCTGCTGATCAGACATTCCCCGCCCCTGCTAGTATTGCATAGTCTATAGTTGTAATCTGTATGATTTACATGGAGATTCTTTCACACCAAAGGAAAGttaaatttgtttatatttaccTTCTTGGGGATCTGATGTATTTGGAAAGATTTTTGAATTATTGGTGAATTTTAAGGTGGGTTGTAGAGTCATTTCCTGGTAGGGAGTAAACCCCACAAAGCTATCATTAGTAATGTTAAGCCATCCATCTGGTTCCGTTGTCATGGGGTTCGTGGTGGTTAGTGCCGAGGGGAGGATGCTAACTGTAATGGAACTGTTGTCAGTTTTCATGGTATCATTGGCCAGGGACCACACTGAGGATACAGCAGATGTAGCATTGGGAGGTGATGAGAAGGACAGAGAATTTCCATCTGTTGCAGATGAGTTCTGAGGCAGTTTAGAAACAAAGCTGTGGATCAAGGAAGTGCTTTCAGAAAATACAGGTGTGGGTCTTGGACTCCTGGGGGAGTCTGTGGTCAAATTATCCACAAAATCTGTTGTTTCATCACTTTTATTTGATGGATCCCAAAGAGAGGAATTTCTTGTCTTGGGGTTGGaagtttctctattttctttaccTAAGTTGAAATCTGCTCCACTTTTCCAAGGAACATATTCTTTTGCCATGTTTTTTAAGTCTTCTGCaatgttttgtgttgtgtttacTTCCAGAGTTTCTTTCCCATGGCTTACAAATAATAGTAAACTAAACAAGGTTGAAAGCAATAGAGTTTGGGCTGAGGTCAACATTGTAGCCTTCTTTGGTATAGGGGaatctgaaagaaaataacaaccatttgaattattaaatgaaaatctacatttttaagtGGTAAAAAATCTAGATACATAATGCTGAGATGATAATATCATATTCTCAATTCCaaaagtttgttttctttgaattatGTACTAAAACTAGAACAACTGAGTTCTATATTctgtataacatttttttttccttcttctaagGAAATGTCATGAAGAAACTTTGTCAGGCCAGACACTACTATTCCATTATTTCAAGAATTATTTAGCTTGGGCCaagttaaaaatacacacacacatacacacacacactatatggACTgctaagtaaaaattttaaaatatttttaaaaatattataagtatAGTGTATGCAGAGCTGGCTGATTTCTTCAACCTATTTAggaaaacatcctatctaataaagagggaatatgttaattggctgccacaccctcacaagatggtggcacccacagccacaagatggtggcacccagtcccctcagccccacctcatccagccggagtcccccagtcccctcagctctgcctcatcccacctcagtcccccagtcccctcagcccggcctcatccagcctcagtcccccagtcccctcagccccacctcacccagtccccacagcatccagcctcatccagcttcagtccccagtcccctcagccctgcctcatccagcctgagtcccccagtcccctcagccccacctcatcctgccagagtccctcagtcccctcagccctgcagggaaagacagttgggggtgattgggctggcaggggagcagttatgcatcaatcaggctggcaggggagtggttagggggcaatcaggcaggcaggcaggtgagtggttaggagccagcagtcctggattgtgagagggatgtctggcagtcagacatctcccaagaggtcccagattggagagggtgcaggctgggctgagggacatccccgacccatgcacaaattttgtgcaccagacctctagtgttcTTTATAAAGATGTAATTTGGAATATTATGAAAATGATGTTACTGAATATACACTAAATGTACCACTTTAAAGTGAGTCAGTCAGGGACcccacttgaaaatattttattatacctAATTTGAGTTACTTGAATTTGACAAATAActgtttttcaaaatacttttttatgaTGCCCTCCATTCTATTAATTTCAGATTAGGGAAATCAGAAACACTTTTAGattttaggatattttttaaattatatttccttaTTGTATCAATGAAGGATATGGTTGGGAGTGTATGTGGAATAAATTACTTAGTTAGATAGTAGCAAAGTTGGGATTTGAAACCATAGTCCTGACCTCCAACCCAGGCACACAATTTTGCCTATAAGTGTGGAAGTGCTACAAATTCATAGCTAGCAGGCTAGGGGGAGAGGTTTTAGAAATtagatttatattaaaatgaaggCATCTGTCATGCATAATCTATGAAGAACAATCATCATAACAAGCAATtgctttatcatcatcatcatcacatcatcatcataattacACTGACTTCACATTGTTCTAAATTGAATGATTTGAGTAAATCATTTCAGATAATTAGAGCAATTTATAATCCCATTTTTTAAACACTGGAAAAACAGGGCCTTCTACCTTAAGTACCTCTCAAATACACTAAACACTATCTGACCTAAAATAAGCAGTTAATAGACATTAACTTCATTTCTTATTATCTAtacttataaaagggtaatatgctaattagagtggatagaccagatgtcttctagacatccttccagacgtcttccagacatccttccagacaaagccacggtggcaggggccaaggcagaggtggttaggggcaatcaggcaggcaggcagatgagcggttaggagccagtggtcccagattgcaagagggatgtctgactgccggtttaggcctgatccctacaggtttggacctaaaccagcagtcagacatcccctgaggggacctggattggaaagggtgcaggctgggctgaggggaacccccccccccatgcatgaatttcatgcactggtcctctagcctatatatttaaaagcctaagcaaccttagGACCAGAACAGCCAgtcggccagttgctatgatgcacactgaccaacagggggcagacactcaatgaaggagctgccccctggtggtcaatgcacttccacaggaggagcactgctcagccagaagccaggctcacagctggcaagcacagctgcagtggtgggagcctctcccaactctgtgGCAGTGCTACCAAGCAGCAGTGGCAGAGGCAGTGGGCCAGGATGAGCTCGAGCAGTGTGGCaccggctcaggctcctccctggccgcctgccacttggcacactgctacattcccaaggggtcccagattgtgagagggtgcaggtcaggctgagggacccctccccccacctccccatgcatgaatctgtgcaccggtcctctagttaaaatataatctcTAAGTTTCTTGCACTGGACAAAGTTTATAATATCTCACTTGATCATCACATTGATCCCTTCAGACAAAAAGAATAGCTTGTATTaatcatccccattttgcagatgaagaaactgaggttcagagtggCTAGTAATGGAAGCTAGTAAATGAAAGAGGCAACACTGAAAGGCAAGTCTACTGACTCCAACCTAATTAGTTGCTAAAATGAAAAGTGTTTTCCATtgaaacaattattattttatttatttattttcaaatatatttttatctcagagaggaagagagagatagagacatcaatgatgaaagaatcttttatcagctgcctcctgcatgccccacattcgggatcaagcctgcaacctgggcatatacgcTGAAAGggtatcaaactgtgacctcctggttcataggtcaaccctcaattactgagccattccagccagGTGAAacagttattcttttttaaaaattaggctatttctcctttttaaaagtctgaaaactgattttatattctttgaattAAGCCTCAGAGCTTATTTTTCACTAAAACTCTCTAAAATGactgagaagaaaaaggaagaggtgCTACTGCTATTATTTTGGTCCACTAttacaaactatttttttaaagctctcccAGAAATTTTTTACAACTATTTTCaacctttataatttttcagTAGGATCTGAAGAGCTTCTAAGTACCCCTCTGGTTATCTTTTGGTTTTGTCATCCTCCTTGCATAATGATTTCTTGCATAGTGGTACAACTTAAATATACCTATAATACAACCTGCTATACTTTTTTCTTCAAAAGCTTTTAGCAAGAGGCCCATACCTGTGGATTACTGAGGTTTTAGTATATAATATCTCTCATGCCCTATATTAATCACTTCAGAAAAACCTCTTTTTAAGCAAGGCCAGCAGACATAAAAGATACTTATACATGTCTCCAACCTAAACATCCACCACTAACAGAATGGTTAATCAATTGTGTAGATTCATGTGTGAAAATTAAACTAGAGCTGCATACAGAAATAGGGGTGATTATCAGAAATATAATGCAGAGCTAAAATGCCAGTTGTACTGGTGATTCTCtgtatataaagttcaaaaacaggcaacactctacagtgatgggcaaacttttgagcttggtgtgtcaaacttcgccaaaaaactgagcataaatcgggtagtgtgtcactttgaggaaaaaacattattttgcgatatttatagtttaaataacataaatgtttcatccttggcatgcggccaccttagcggccacgtgtcatcaaaaatggcactgacacgcgtgtcagaggttcgccatcactgctagaATGTTAGAAGTCCGGAAAGTGGTCACTGTGGAGAGGAAGTATTGGGTGGGCATATAAAGGGCTTCTCTGTGTTCAGGATGCTTCTTGACCTGACAGGGGTTACATGGATGCCTGTATTTGTGATAATTCtgtttatttacatttcatttacttctttgtCATTACCAAGAAAATGGATTTAGGTCCTAAAAATAACTGGAAAAGATATTGCtattaagcatttattatatcacatgttttgcattttttccctttaattcttactaaaaaaacaatgagaaaggGATTATTAATCCTGTTTAACAGATGATTAAATGGtgcataaaatgtaaataatatgtCCAAGGACACACAACTAGGGACACAATAAAGAAATAGGGTtaggcccggctggcatggctcagtggttgaacgtcgacctatgaaccaggaggtcatggtttgattcccagtcagggcacatatctgtgttgtaggcttgatccatagtgtggggcgtgtaggaggcagccaatcagtggtcctctttcattattttttaaaaatatatttttattgatttcaaagaggaagggagagggagagagaaagaaaaacatcagtgatgagagagaatcattgattggctgccttctgcatgccccctactggggattgagcctgcaacctgggcatgtgcccttgactggaatcagacctgggactcttcagtctgcaggccgaccctctatccacagAGTCAAACCAGCGAGGGTGgacctctctcattattgatgtttatatatctacctctcccctcttctctgaaatcaatacaaatatattttttaaaaagagaaatagggTTAGGATTCAAATCTTGGCATTAAAGCTGTTAATCACTCAACTATGTCAGAAAAGTTACAAAGGAATACAGAATTTGGTACTTAGCTTGCTTGATAGAATTCTTCCCATCAACATTGTCTTAGCACAGCTTTTACAAATTGTATTTTAATCAGAGCAATTTATAATCCCATTTTTAAATACTGGAAAAATAGGGCCTTCTACCTTAAGTGCCTCTCAAACATACTAAATACACTTTTATCCTAATTTAAGAAAATTGCAATAATTGTCTCTATGTGTTCTAGATGGACACCTTTACTGTGTAGTTTATAGATTAGCATTAACAAAACAAGTGATTTCCCCTGGACCTATGTAAGCTCACCAACATTTCATTAAACTGATGCCTCACCTAGCACATTTAAAATGTGATtccatttagtttaaaaatactcACATGGACCTTTTCAAAAACACCCTTCTCCTGTGAACTCTGTCAGGTTTGTGGCAAACATTAtagttggttgttttgtttttgttttttgttatctaCTACCAGAGATCTGATTAGTTTATGGACTGTACTTGGcctatattactattattatgcAGTTTGATTTGAGTTTTCTGTGCCTAAGCTTTTTGGTTATTTTATCTTCCTAAGGAAGTGGTCACTAGAGGGGAAAAACATATCTTAGCTGTTCCTCTAACTTTCTCATAATGTTACATGAGGAACATGGCATTGAGTTTTCTTGTTCCCTTCCCATAATGAGAATCCACATATCAGGAGTCAACAAAGTGAGCTTTGTTGTTCCTGTTTCCCTTTGCTTGTAACATTGAGCAATCTAGAGGATCTCACTACCCTTCACCCAGCTTTCGATTGCAATGTGAAAACCTAAGATATGAATACCCCAAATGGGCTAAGCATGCTGTTATTGTCTATAATTTATCTCCAGGGAAAATAAAGGGCAGGGAGGGATAAGATAGAATGCTGTAGGCCTggccgacttggctcagtggatagagcatcagcctgcggactgaagggtcccaggttcgattccagcccagggcacatgcctgggttgtgggctcgatcccccagtggggggcgtgcaggaggcagctgatcaatgattctctctcatcattgatgtttctatctctctctccttctcccttcctctctgaaatcaataaagaattattttttttaaagaaagaatgctGTAAATACTACTTGcagtttatttctaaattaatacCAGTGTGGGGAAGGCTTTTGTGAATATTGATTTATTCATGTTGTCCAAGTGTGGCAATGGGGGACAACTTTGTTTCTGTTCCCTGGCTTCTAAGAGAACCACCTTATAACTCTTCCTCGGGTCCCTTCGTCTTAAAGGGATAGAAGCAGCCAGGAATTAAATCTTAGCCCCAGACTTTTGCTGGAGCAAAGACTAAGCAATTTTATTTACATTCAATCTATTCTGAATTGAATAAGCATGTTGTAAGCAGCAAAAGCTAATGGAAGTGGTACAGGAGCTTCAGAAGgcaatgaaataaaagtttactCTTTCTCTTTGAACTTTCCTCTCAACTTGTCTCTATCTCTAGAATTCAGATACTTACAGGATGTTGCATACTTGTTATGCAAAATTAAGTTATGCCTGATGATGGTTGGTATGCTTGTGTGTGCTCAAGTTCATCTGTCAACCAGGTGCAGTGTAGAGGGAGACAGAAGGTGGGATGAAAGAAAAGTGAAGTTGTCATGGAAGAGAAATTAGAAATTCAGGACAACCAACCAGATAGCATCATTCACTCTCCTGTTCTTTGCCCCTTTTTGCCCCTAAGTGGGAATTCCCAAGAGGAATTTTGAGGGTGTAACATAGGAACAAAGCTGAGATCattacaaacacacaaaaaacttctAAGATTAGAATTATCAATCATAAAgggaacagaaaaagaatttccaTCCACTTTGCGATAGCTTAAACACAGATTCTAATCCTTTCTATATATATTGAAATGTGTGTGTTatttctagtatttaataacttGTAAAATATACTTTCAGAGAGTGTGAGTTTCACTGTTTTTGAAATAATTCCTTTACAGGAGAAAAAGAAcactattttcttcctttctctggtgCTGGCACTAAAAAGTGGTTTCACATTACTACTTTGCATGGAGGGCTGCAGGGgtgatgagagaaagagagaaagaaagcaactGTGGCCATTAAGAGAGGCAAATCCACACTCTCTGTATATAATTTTGCTTCTCCTTAAATGCATAAAGTCATTATTCTGCCCAGCGTCCCTGTTCTGAGTCATACCTATTTTATACCAAGCTTTGGAAGTAAGGAAGTATCCTGCTTTGTGTCAGGTAATCAACCCTGGCAAGGGAAGAGAAATGGTAGTCATTCTAAACTCAATCAAATCCAGAAATTTTACATAAAAGCATTAGTTCAGGTATGCTGAGGGGataatataaaaacatgtttttgtagTGAAATAACTGAAGAGTATTTACTGTGCTACTTCTCTCTCAGTTGCTTTTGATCACATCTAGTTATAGCTTTCAGGCTACAAAGTAAGACAGAGGGTTTTGTTTGTCTTTGTCATGGGAAACTCAGTCTGACATGTAGCCAGTGTCCCAGGCAAACCTTGAGTGTCACTATGTGTGGCTTTTTCAATCTTGGGCAGTATTTTACTTTCCTTACATGAAAGAGCCACAATAAATGAGGACATAAGAAATGATGCCTCTATATAAGCCTCTTTTATGAAGGGTGAGAAGACTTAACTAAGCACAAAGTAGGACTGTACCTGAGAACTATAGGCACATCACTGtacttttatttgctttaaaagaaaaacggggaaaaagaagaaaagaaaaaaatacacaaccaAGTTTCAGAAATTTGTGAACATTATCTAATTTAAACCATGGTAtgcataaatgaagaaaaaaacatatagaCTGTCATACTCCCTGCTAACTTGGGTGTTCTCAGTCATAAACGTCAATACTGAAATAATTAGGTAAAAGAGTATCATGCCTAGAAAGAAAGAATGATCATGTCTCCAAAAGAAATATTCTGGACCCAGATTCTCAAGCATGGGCTTTACAGCCTTCTGTTAAGTTTCACTGTCTAGAGAAACAGCCTCTATGCATCAAATAGAAGGTGGGCAAACAGTAAACCAACATCTCACATAGGAACCTTTCATAGCTACAACTGAAACTAATTTTAAGAAACTGTATTTACATATTTCTTCCTTGGGATGCCTTCTGTAGCAACTGACTTAGCCTTTCTATCTCCGATGAGTGGTGGACATGTGTACCCACCATGCTAAGTAAAAGTATATACACAATATTTTGCCAATCTTTAAAGAAAATCTTTGGGAATGTAATTCATTGTATTAGAAAATTGTTGTTTTAACTATCATATTCTAATACCTTAGCAACAACCTTGAAGCCCAAATGCATAATTTAAATCTAAATATTCAATTTCTATTCCTGCTACAATTTccactttaaatgttttaaaacttttactaAGATATGACCTGAAGACTCTCCTAGTATGTTTTAAGTAATGTTTTCACTTTAGCTCTTCAATTGGTTTAGTCATCTAGCAAATTTGGCAGTAATTCTTAAAGTTAACTCACTTGACAGTGCAAATGCTCATTTTGAAGGTAATTACTTAATGAAA contains:
- the MUC15 gene encoding mucin-15 — protein: MLTSAQTLLLSTLFSLLLFVSHGKETLEVNTTQNIAEDLKNMAKEYVPWKSGADFNLGKENRETSNPKTRNSSLWDPSNKSDETTDFVDNLTTDSPRSPRPTPVFSESTSLIHSFVSKLPQNSSATDGNSLSFSSPPNATSAVSSVWSLANDTMKTDNSSITVSILPSALTTTNPMTTEPDGWLNITNDSFVGFTPYQEMTLQPTLKFTNNSKIFPNTSDPQEENRNTGVVFGAILGAILGASLLSLVGYLLCGKRKTNSFSHRRLYDDRNEPVLRLDNAPEPYDVSFGNASYYSSTVNDSSMPAGQENARDGIPMDDIPALRTSV